The following proteins are encoded in a genomic region of Heliomicrobium gestii:
- a CDS encoding zinc ribbon domain-containing protein YjdM, with product MSTLPSCPKCNSQYTYEDGNLLICPECSHEWTVGSETEQIQEKVVKDANGNVLENGDSVSVVKDLKVKGSSSALKMGTKVKNIRLVEGDHNIDCYIDGFGAMKLKSEFVKKI from the coding sequence ATGAGCACTTTGCCTAGCTGCCCAAAATGTAATTCCCAATATACTTATGAAGATGGGAACCTCTTGATCTGCCCGGAATGCTCCCATGAGTGGACGGTAGGATCAGAAACCGAACAAATTCAAGAAAAAGTTGTCAAAGATGCAAATGGGAATGTACTGGAGAATGGGGATTCGGTTAGTGTAGTTAAAGATCTCAAAGTAAAGGGAAGCTCTTCTGCTCTGAAAATGGGTACGAAGGTTAAGAACATACGATTAGTTGAAGGTGATCACAATATTGATTGTTATATTGATGGTTTTGGAGCTATGAAGTTAAAATCTGAATTTGTTAAGAAGATATAG